The bacterium region AGCGCCCGGGGAGACATGTCGAGCAGCAGGCCGATCCGGCTCGGTACGCCCTTGAGATACCAGATGTGGCAGACCGGGGCGGCCAGCTCGATGTGGCCCATCCGCTCGCGGCGCACCTTGGCGCGGGTCACTTCCACCCCGCACCGGTCGCAGACGATGCCCTTGAACCGGATGCGCTTATACTTGCCGCAGTGGCACTCCCAGTCCTTGGTCGGGCCGAAGATCCGCTCGCAGAACAGCCCGTCGCGCTCGGGCTTCAGCGTACGGTAGTTGATCGTCTCCGGTTTCTTGACCTCGCCGCGCGACCACTGACGGATCTGGTCGGGCGAGGCGAGCGCGATCTTGACCGCGTCGAAGTTGTTGACGTCCTGCATCGGCTCTAATACTCCTCGACGAGGGCTTCCTCGCCCTCGAGGTTGATGCCGAGGGCCCGCGCCGTCTCGGCGATGTCTTCCTCGATTTCCTTGAGCTCGATCTCCTTCTGGTCCTCGCTCAGCACCTTGACGTCGAGGCAGAGGCTCTGGAGCTCCTTGACGAGCACCTTGAAGGACTCCGGCACGCCGGGCTCCTGGATGTTCTCGCCCTTGACGATCGCCTCGTACGTCTTCACGCGGCCGACGACGTCGTCGGACTTGACGGTCAGCAACTCCTGCAGGGTGTTCGCGGCCCCGTACGCCTCGAGCGCCCACACCTCCATCTCGCCGAACCGCTGCCCGCCGAACTGCGCCTTGCCGCCGAGCGGCTGCTGGGTGATGAGGGAATACGGCCCCGTCGAGCGGGCGTGGATCTTGTCCTCGACGAGGTGCAGCAACTTCATCATGTAGATCTGGCCGACCGTGACCTGCTGGTCGAACGGCTCGCCCGTCCGCCCGTCGTAGAGGCGCACCTTGCCCGACTCGGAGATGTGCACGCGCGCGCCTTCCTCGGTCTCGCCGGCGGTCTTGAGCAGACCGCGGATCTCGTCCTCGCGCGGGCCGTCGAACACCGGCGTCTCGGCGTAGAAGCCGAGCATCTCCGCGGCCCAGCCGAGGTGCGTCTCCAGCACCTGGCCGACGTTCATCCGCGAGGGCACGCCGAGCGGGTTGAGCACGATGTCGATCGGCGTCCCGTCCGGCAGGTACGGCATGTCTTCCGCCGACAGGATCTTGCTGATGACGCCCTTGTTGCCGTGCCGGCCGGCCATCTTGTCGCCGACCGTGATCTTCCGCTTCTGGGCGACGTAGACCCGAACGAGCTGGTTCACGCCGGGCGAGAGCTCGTCCCCCGCCTCGCGCGAGAAGACCCGCACCGACACGACCTTGCCCTTCTCCCCGTGCGGCACCTTGAGCGACGTGTCGCGGACCTCGCGCGCCTTCTCGCCGAAGATCGCCCGCAGGAGCCGCTCCTCCGCGGTCAGCTCGGTCTCGCCCTTCGGCGTCACCTTGCCGACCAGGATGTCGCCGCTGCGCACCTCCGCGCCGATGCGGATGATGCCGCGCTCGTCGAGATCGCGCAGCGCCTCCTCGCCGACGTTCGGGATGTCGCGGGTGATCTCTTCGGGCCCGAGCTTCGTGTCGCGGGCCTCGACCTCGTACTCCTCGATGTGGATGCTCGTGAAGAGGTCCTTCTGCACGAGGCGCTCGCTGATCAAGATCGCGTCCTCGTAGTTGTAGCCTTCCCACGGCATGAACGCGACCAGCACGTTGTGCCCGAGCGCCATCTCCCCCTGGTCCGTGCACGGCCCGTCGGCGATCACGTCCCCGACCGAGACCTTCTCCCCGGCCTCCACGATCGGCCGCTGGTTGATGCACGTGCCCTGGTTGCTGCGCTGGAACTTGACGAGCTTGTACGTGCGCTCCTTGCCGCGCTCCGGTTTCAGCGTGATCTGGTCGCCGGTGACGCTGAGGACCTCGCCGGCCTCGCGCGCCACCACCACGGCGCCGGAGTCCACCGCGGAGCGGTGCTCCATGCCGGTCCCGACGAGCGGCGCCTCGGTCCGCAGCAGCGGGACCGCCTGGCGCTGCATGTTGGAGCCCATGAGCGCGCGGTTGGCGTCGTCGTGCTCGAGGAACGGAATCAGCGCGGTCGCCACGCTGACGATCTGCTTCGGCGACACGTCCATGTAGTCGACCTTGTCCGGCGGCACCACCACGATCGCGCTGCCGCGCCGCGCGGTCACGCGCGACTCGGTGAGCTTGCCTTCCGTGTTCGTCTTTGCGTTGGCCTGTGCGATCGTGTACTTCTCCTCGTCGTCGGCGGTGAGGAATTCCATCGATCGCGTGACGCGGCCGTCGCGCACCTTGCGGTACGGGGTCTCGATGAACCCGTACGGATTGACCCGCGCGAAGGTGGCGAGCGACGAGATGAGGCCGATGTTCGGGCCTTCCGGCGTCTCGATCGGGCACATCCGGCCGTAGTGCGAGGTGTGCACGTCGCGCACCTCGAATCCCGCCCGCTCGCGGCTCAGGCCGCCCGGTCCGAGCGCCGACAGCCGGCGCTTGTGGGTCAGCTCGGCCAGCGGGTTCGTCTGGTCCATGAACTGCGAGAGCTGGCTGGACCCGAAGAACTCCTTGATCGCTGCGACGACGGGGCGAATGTTGATCAGAACCTGCGGCGTGATCGCCGCGGCCTCCTGAATCGTCATCCGCTCGCGGATCACGCGCTCCATCCGCAGCATGCCGATGCGGAACTGGTTCTGCAGCAGCTCGCCGACCGACCGCACCCGGCGGTTGCCGAGATGGTCGATATCGTCCGGCTTACCCTGACCGTTCCGCAGCGCGATCAGGTAGCGGATGATCTCCACGATGTCCTTGGAGCGCAGCACGCGCCCCTCGGGCCCCGGAGTCTGCTCGGGCTTGAAACCGAGCTTCTTGTCCAGCTTGTAGCGGCCGACGCGGCCGACGTCGTAGCGGCGCGGATCGAAGAAGAGCGTGTTGAGCAGTGTGCGCGCGCTCTCGATGGTGGGCGGGTCGCCCGGGCGCAGGCGGCGGTAGATGCCGAGCAACGCGTCGTCGGCGGTCTTGGTCTCGTCCTTGGCGAGGGTCGCCTTGACCGCCTCGTCGTGGCTGTACAGCTTGAGGATCGCGTCGTCGTCGCCGTACTTGAGCGCGCGCAGCAGCACCGTCACCGGCAGCTTGCGGGTGCGGTCGATGCGCACGAAGACGACGCCGTTGGCGTCGATCTCAAACTCGAGCCACGCGCCGCGGTGCGGGATGACGGTGGCCGTCGGCAACAGGTGGCCGTTCGCGTCCGGGGTCATGCTGTAATAGACGCCCGGCGAGCGGACCAACTGGCTCACCACGACGCGCTCGGCGCCGTTGATGACGAACGTCCCCTGCTCGGTCATCAGCGGAAAGTCGCCCATGAAGACTTCCTGCTCCTTGACCTCGCCGGTCTCTTTGATGACGAGCCGCACCTGGACCTTGAGCGCGGCGCTGTAGTTGTAGTCGCGTTCGCGGCAGTCGTCGACCGAGTACTTGAGCTGCTCGAACCGGTACCCGTCGAAGTCGAGCGTCAGATCGCCGTTCTCGGACTCCTGTCCCGTCGAGCGGCGCTTGCGGCCGACCGCGAAGTGCAGTTCGAGATTGCCGGTGAAGTCCTTGATCGGCGAGATCTCGTTGAAGACCTCGCGGATGCCGTCGCGTAGAAACCACTTGAACGACTCCCGCTGGATCTCGACGAGATTCGGGACGTCGAGGACGTCGTGGATCTTCGCAAAGCTGACCCGGCTGCGCTTCCCTCGCCGCGACGCGCGCACCTCACCCAGTCCGCGGACCGTCCGCGTGGACGAGTGCGACGGCGGCGTGGGCGGCGGCGCCTGAAGCAGCGCGACCGGCGCGCGCTCGGCGTTGGTCGGCAGCACGATGGTCCGCATCAGCCGCGGACGCCCATGCTTGGCCGTTCCCGTTCCCGCCGCGGGCCGCTGGAGCCGGCCGCGCAGGCTGTCCTTCACAATCAAACGCATCGCGCCGGGTTTCGCCTTGGCGCCGCGGCGCGCTGGAGCGGTTCTCGTCCTGGCCTTCGGCGACGCAGTCTTTCTCGTCACGCTGTTCGCCTCCGTGGTGTACGTGGAAGAAAGCCGGGAACGGACGCGGGCAGACGTCGGCCCGCGTCCGGACGGCTGACTGGGACCCTCAGCACAGTGACAGTAGATTGCGGCATTGAGGAGTAAACTACATTATACTGACGGGAGCACGGGCCGTCAAGGGATGTCTCGCCGGTGACCTGAGCGGCGTTCCCGCGACCCGTCTCGCCCCGTCAGGGGCGTCCTCAATCCCCGCGAGCGGCCCTACTTGACCTCGACCGTAGCGCCCACGTCGGAGAGCTTGGTCTTGATCGTATCGGCCTCTTGCTTCGAGACCTTCTCTTTCACGGGCTTGGGTGCACCGTCGACCAGGTCCTTGGCTTCCTTGAGGCCGAGTCCGGTCAACTCGCGGACGACCTTGATCACCTGAATCTTCTTGTCGCCCACCGCGGTCAGAATGGCGTCGAACTCCGTCTGCTCTTCGATCGCCGCCGCCGCGCCACCGGCCGCCGCCGCGCCGGCCGCCGGGGCCATCGCCATCATGGGCGCGGCCGCGGTGACGCCGAACTTCTCTTCCAGCGCCTTGACCAGCTTCGACAGATCGAGGGCCGACAGGTTCCCGATCTCGTCAACGATCTTTTCGACTGTCGCCTGCTCCGCCATGCTCATCCCCTCCTGGGACCCGGTGCCCCGGTCTTCCGTCTATGCCTGCGCTACGCTTCTCGTACCGCCTCCGAACTGGGTTTGGGCTCAGCCGGCGCCTCGGCGGCCGGTTCAGCCGGCAGCGTGCCGCCGTCGGACGCGGGGGCGGCCTGGGCCGCCGGCCCTTCCGCCGGCGCCGCCGCCGATTCCTGGGGCGCCGGCGCTTCGGCTGCGCTCTCCGTCGGGGCCGGAGCGGGCGCCTCGGCCTCCCGCTTCTTCCGGATGGCGTCGAGCGCCGTCACGAGCCCGCGCGGGGCCGCGTTCAGCACCATCACGAGCGAGTACAGCGGCGCCTGGATGCCGCCGACGACCCGCGCGAGGAGCTCCGGCTTGCTCGGCAGCGTCGCGAGCGCCTGGACGGCCGCGGCGTCCAGCGCGTGACCTTCCACCACACCGCCTTTGATCTC contains the following coding sequences:
- the rplJ gene encoding 50S ribosomal protein L10 — translated: MTEPRPNKVAEVEALEERLRNSTIVILTDYRGLTVGEIGTLRGKLRGASLEYRVAKNTLLSRAAQKVGVKGLDPHLSGPTAVVFGKDDPGVPARLLQDFIRQFRKLEIKGGVVEGHALDAAAVQALATLPSKPELLARVVGGIQAPLYSLVMVLNAAPRGLVTALDAIRKKREAEAPAPAPTESAAEAPAPQESAAAPAEGPAAQAAPASDGGTLPAEPAAEAPAEPKPSSEAVREA
- the rplL gene encoding 50S ribosomal protein L7/L12, with the protein product MAEQATVEKIVDEIGNLSALDLSKLVKALEEKFGVTAAAPMMAMAPAAGAAAAGGAAAAIEEQTEFDAILTAVGDKKIQVIKVVRELTGLGLKEAKDLVDGAPKPVKEKVSKQEADTIKTKLSDVGATVEVK
- the rpoB gene encoding DNA-directed RNA polymerase subunit beta produces the protein MRLIVKDSLRGRLQRPAAGTGTAKHGRPRLMRTIVLPTNAERAPVALLQAPPPTPPSHSSTRTVRGLGEVRASRRGKRSRVSFAKIHDVLDVPNLVEIQRESFKWFLRDGIREVFNEISPIKDFTGNLELHFAVGRKRRSTGQESENGDLTLDFDGYRFEQLKYSVDDCRERDYNYSAALKVQVRLVIKETGEVKEQEVFMGDFPLMTEQGTFVINGAERVVVSQLVRSPGVYYSMTPDANGHLLPTATVIPHRGAWLEFEIDANGVVFVRIDRTRKLPVTVLLRALKYGDDDAILKLYSHDEAVKATLAKDETKTADDALLGIYRRLRPGDPPTIESARTLLNTLFFDPRRYDVGRVGRYKLDKKLGFKPEQTPGPEGRVLRSKDIVEIIRYLIALRNGQGKPDDIDHLGNRRVRSVGELLQNQFRIGMLRMERVIRERMTIQEAAAITPQVLINIRPVVAAIKEFFGSSQLSQFMDQTNPLAELTHKRRLSALGPGGLSRERAGFEVRDVHTSHYGRMCPIETPEGPNIGLISSLATFARVNPYGFIETPYRKVRDGRVTRSMEFLTADDEEKYTIAQANAKTNTEGKLTESRVTARRGSAIVVVPPDKVDYMDVSPKQIVSVATALIPFLEHDDANRALMGSNMQRQAVPLLRTEAPLVGTGMEHRSAVDSGAVVVAREAGEVLSVTGDQITLKPERGKERTYKLVKFQRSNQGTCINQRPIVEAGEKVSVGDVIADGPCTDQGEMALGHNVLVAFMPWEGYNYEDAILISERLVQKDLFTSIHIEEYEVEARDTKLGPEEITRDIPNVGEEALRDLDERGIIRIGAEVRSGDILVGKVTPKGETELTAEERLLRAIFGEKAREVRDTSLKVPHGEKGKVVSVRVFSREAGDELSPGVNQLVRVYVAQKRKITVGDKMAGRHGNKGVISKILSAEDMPYLPDGTPIDIVLNPLGVPSRMNVGQVLETHLGWAAEMLGFYAETPVFDGPREDEIRGLLKTAGETEEGARVHISESGKVRLYDGRTGEPFDQQVTVGQIYMMKLLHLVEDKIHARSTGPYSLITQQPLGGKAQFGGQRFGEMEVWALEAYGAANTLQELLTVKSDDVVGRVKTYEAIVKGENIQEPGVPESFKVLVKELQSLCLDVKVLSEDQKEIELKEIEEDIAETARALGINLEGEEALVEEY